A genomic window from Streptomyces sp. MST-110588 includes:
- a CDS encoding ATP-binding cassette domain-containing protein has product MTGGRAAREVTDGTRERASARTAVPAAPVPDVPDATEAPPRPRPPVRLRSAGVRFLLRRRRVLARLAAWSVVETGQTFVLGYALARALDDGFLRGAPGVGAAWLAAAAVSVVAGAYGTGRVYRAVAGLVEPLRDVLVRRVVERGLRAADGAAVSRLTHQVEIARDTSAGLVLVSRSFVFVAAGALAGLLSLAPVLLLVVLPPLVLGVALFLATLGPMARRQETFLAADEAISRETEGLIGGLRDITAGGAERWAARTAGERFDAELRAARSLARWSVWRVLALAVSGHLPLVLLLVTAPWLLERGVTAGALVGALAYLSQSLLPALHSLMHGLGTSGTRLGVVLRRLLAADSPTDVRTSAGMYGDTGPTSSRTSDPTTSRTSDPASGPASHPASGPAPASAPAPAPAPGVAVELRNVSFAYGPHAEPVVRDLDLILPAGAHLAVVGPSGIGKSTLAALMAGLLPPGRGEIRTAFPGPRARVLLPQEAYVFSGTVRENLLYLCPDTWGSPPQTDAGTDTDADTDADTGAGADAGLWAAAEAVGADRLMERLGGPAARVVPAELSAGERQLIALARAYLAPARLAILDEATCHLDPAAEARAEHAFAGRPGGTLVVIAHRVSSALRAKEVLIMDGTHALHGRHDELLRRSPLYRDLAGNWAAGGALPHARRA; this is encoded by the coding sequence ATGACCGGCGGCCGTGCCGCTCGCGAAGTGACGGACGGTACGCGGGAGCGCGCGTCCGCCCGTACGGCGGTCCCGGCGGCCCCCGTACCGGACGTGCCGGACGCCACAGAAGCCCCACCCCGCCCCCGGCCGCCCGTACGGCTGCGGTCCGCGGGCGTGCGTTTCCTCCTGCGCCGGCGCCGGGTGCTGGCACGGCTGGCCGCATGGTCCGTGGTGGAGACCGGGCAGACCTTCGTCCTGGGCTACGCGCTGGCCCGCGCCCTGGACGACGGGTTCCTGCGCGGCGCGCCCGGCGTCGGCGCGGCCTGGCTGGCGGCTGCCGCCGTCTCCGTCGTCGCCGGGGCGTACGGCACGGGGCGGGTGTACCGGGCGGTGGCGGGTCTCGTGGAGCCGCTGCGGGACGTCCTGGTGCGCCGGGTCGTGGAACGGGGGCTGCGGGCGGCCGACGGCGCCGCAGTCTCCCGGCTGACGCACCAGGTGGAGATCGCCCGGGACACCTCCGCCGGTCTGGTGCTGGTCTCCCGGTCCTTCGTCTTCGTCGCGGCCGGCGCGCTGGCCGGGCTGCTGTCGCTGGCGCCCGTACTGCTGCTGGTGGTGCTGCCGCCGCTGGTGCTGGGGGTCGCGCTGTTCCTGGCGACGCTGGGGCCGATGGCCCGCCGCCAGGAGACCTTCCTCGCCGCGGACGAGGCCATCTCGCGCGAGACGGAAGGGCTGATCGGCGGCCTGCGGGACATCACCGCAGGCGGGGCCGAACGGTGGGCGGCCCGGACGGCGGGGGAGCGGTTCGACGCCGAACTGCGGGCGGCGCGCTCGCTCGCCCGCTGGAGCGTGTGGCGGGTGCTGGCCCTGGCCGTGAGCGGGCACCTGCCGCTCGTCCTGCTGCTGGTGACCGCGCCGTGGCTGCTGGAGCGGGGGGTGACGGCGGGCGCGTTGGTGGGGGCGCTGGCTTATCTGTCGCAGTCGCTGCTGCCCGCGCTGCACAGCCTGATGCACGGCCTGGGCACCTCGGGCACCCGCCTGGGGGTGGTCCTGCGCCGCCTCCTGGCCGCTGACAGCCCAACGGATGTACGGACTTCTGCTGGTATGTACGGTGATACCGGCCCCACATCCAGCCGCACATCCGACCCCACAACCAGCCGCACATCCGATCCCGCATCCGGCCCCGCGTCCCACCCCGCATCCGGTCCCGCGCCTGCCTCTGCTCCCGCTCCCGCTCCCGCCCCCGGGGTCGCCGTGGAGCTGCGGAACGTCAGCTTCGCGTACGGCCCGCACGCCGAGCCGGTCGTCCGCGACCTGGACCTGATCCTGCCGGCCGGCGCCCATCTGGCCGTGGTCGGCCCGAGCGGGATCGGCAAGTCCACCCTGGCCGCTCTGATGGCGGGCCTGCTGCCGCCCGGCCGGGGTGAGATCCGCACCGCTTTCCCGGGCCCGCGGGCGCGGGTGCTGCTGCCGCAGGAGGCGTACGTCTTCTCCGGGACCGTACGGGAGAACCTGCTGTACCTGTGCCCGGACACCTGGGGGTCACCCCCGCAGACGGACGCGGGGACGGACACCGACGCCGACACGGATGCGGACACCGGCGCAGGCGCCGACGCCGGCCTATGGGCCGCCGCCGAAGCCGTCGGCGCGGACCGGCTCATGGAGCGGCTGGGGGGACCGGCCGCGCGGGTCGTGCCCGCCGAACTGTCCGCCGGAGAACGGCAGTTGATCGCCCTGGCCCGTGCCTACCTCGCGCCCGCCCGGCTGGCGATCCTGGACGAGGCCACCTGTCACCTGGACCCGGCGGCCGAGGCGCGTGCCGAGCACGCCTTCGCCGGGCGTCCCGGCGGCACCCTCGTCGTCATCGCCCACCGCGTCAGCTCGGCGCTGCGTGCGAAGGAGGTGCTGATCATGGACGGCACCCACGCGCTGCACGGCCGGCACGACGAACTGCTGCGGCGCTCCCCGCTCTACCGCGACCTGGCAGGCAACTGGGCGGCCGGGGGCGCGCTGCCGCACGCCCGGCGCGCATAG
- a CDS encoding TetR family transcriptional regulator: protein MTTEPRAAGPALPASPPLTERQEARRRRILHTTAQLAGRGGFDAVQMRAVAESSDVALGTLYRYFPSKVHLLVATMQDQLQRMHETLRKRPPTAPAPGARVAQTLMRAFRALQREPQLADAMVRALTFADRSVSPEVDTVSRLTTAIILDAMAPPAAGRPAQESARPAAPTPEQLSAVRVIEHTWHSALITWLSGRASIAQVKIDIETACRLVDITAPRHDA, encoded by the coding sequence ATGACTACGGAACCCAGAGCGGCCGGGCCGGCGCTTCCCGCCAGTCCTCCCCTGACCGAGCGTCAGGAGGCGCGGCGGCGCCGCATCCTGCACACCACCGCCCAGTTGGCCGGGCGGGGCGGCTTCGACGCCGTACAGATGCGTGCGGTCGCCGAGTCCTCGGATGTCGCGCTCGGCACGCTCTACCGGTACTTCCCCTCCAAGGTGCACCTTCTCGTCGCGACCATGCAGGACCAGCTCCAGCGCATGCACGAGACGCTGCGCAAGCGCCCGCCGACCGCGCCGGCCCCCGGCGCACGGGTCGCACAGACCCTGATGCGCGCCTTCCGCGCGCTCCAGCGCGAGCCGCAGCTCGCGGACGCCATGGTGCGCGCCCTGACGTTCGCCGACCGGTCGGTGAGCCCGGAGGTGGACACCGTCTCCCGGCTGACGACCGCGATCATCCTGGACGCGATGGCGCCGCCCGCCGCCGGCCGTCCCGCGCAGGAGTCGGCGCGCCCGGCCGCGCCGACCCCCGAGCAGCTCTCGGCGGTCCGGGTCATCGAGCACACCTGGCACTCCGCCCTGATCACCTGGCTGTCCGGGCGAGCCTCCATCGCCCAGGTGAAGATCGACATCGAGACGGCCTGCCGGCTCGTCGACATCACCGCTCCCCGCCACGACGCCTGA
- a CDS encoding glycosyltransferase family 4 protein — MSAEAVQAAASRPSGAPPAPAEASGDRPLRIALLTYKGNPFCGGQGVYVRHLSRELAKLGHHVEVIGAQPYPVLDEGVQLTELPSLDLYRQPDPFRTPKRGEYRDWIDAVEVATMWTGGFPEPLTFSLRARRHLAARRGEFDVVHDNQTLGYGLLSDLGAPLVTTIHHPITVDRQLDLDAAEGWQRRASVRRWYGFTRMQKRVARRLPSVLTVSGSSRQEIVDHLGVRPDRIHVVHIGADTDLFSPDPAVPETEGRIVTTSSADVPLKGLIHLIEALAKVRTENPRAHLVVVGKRAEDGPVAAAIRRHGLGDAVEFVKGISDAELVDLVRGAQVACVPSLYEGFSLPAAEAMATGTPLLATTGGAIPEVAGPDGETCLAVPPGDADALAAGLIRLLGDADLRRRLGAAGRERVLTRFTWRQAAIGTAERYRQAIARRASTGGTVRARSSAAAVARTPAGRP; from the coding sequence GTGTCCGCCGAGGCCGTACAGGCAGCCGCGTCTCGCCCCTCCGGGGCCCCGCCGGCTCCCGCGGAGGCGAGCGGGGACCGCCCCCTGCGCATCGCGCTGCTGACGTACAAGGGCAACCCGTTCTGCGGCGGCCAGGGCGTCTACGTACGTCATCTCTCCCGGGAACTGGCCAAGCTCGGCCACCACGTCGAGGTCATCGGCGCACAGCCGTACCCGGTGCTGGACGAGGGCGTGCAGCTCACCGAACTCCCCAGCCTGGACCTGTACCGGCAGCCCGACCCCTTCCGCACCCCCAAGCGCGGCGAGTACCGGGACTGGATCGACGCCGTCGAGGTCGCCACGATGTGGACCGGCGGCTTCCCCGAGCCGCTCACCTTCTCACTGCGCGCCCGCCGCCACCTCGCCGCCCGGCGCGGCGAGTTCGACGTCGTCCACGACAACCAGACCCTCGGCTACGGGCTGCTGTCCGACCTGGGCGCGCCACTGGTCACGACCATTCACCACCCCATCACCGTCGACCGGCAACTGGACCTGGACGCCGCCGAGGGCTGGCAGCGCCGCGCCTCGGTCCGCCGCTGGTACGGCTTCACCCGGATGCAGAAGCGGGTCGCCCGCCGGCTGCCGTCCGTGCTGACCGTCTCCGGCTCCTCCCGCCAGGAGATCGTCGACCACCTGGGGGTGCGCCCGGACCGCATCCACGTCGTCCACATCGGCGCCGACACCGACCTCTTCTCGCCGGACCCGGCGGTCCCCGAGACCGAGGGCCGGATCGTGACCACCTCCAGCGCCGACGTCCCCCTCAAGGGCCTGATCCACCTCATCGAGGCGCTGGCCAAGGTCCGTACGGAGAACCCGCGGGCGCACCTGGTGGTGGTCGGCAAGCGCGCCGAGGACGGTCCGGTCGCCGCCGCCATCAGGCGCCACGGGCTCGGCGACGCGGTGGAATTCGTCAAGGGCATCAGTGACGCCGAACTCGTCGATCTGGTGCGCGGCGCCCAGGTCGCCTGCGTCCCCTCCCTGTACGAGGGCTTCTCGCTGCCCGCCGCCGAGGCCATGGCCACCGGCACCCCGCTGCTGGCCACCACCGGCGGCGCGATCCCCGAGGTCGCCGGGCCCGACGGCGAGACCTGTCTGGCCGTGCCCCCGGGGGACGCGGACGCGCTGGCCGCCGGGCTCATCCGGCTGCTGGGCGACGCCGACCTGCGCCGCCGGCTCGGCGCGGCGGGCCGGGAACGCGTACTGACCCGCTTCACCTGGCGCCAGGCCGCCATCGGTACCGCCGAGCGCTACCGGCAGGCCATCGCCCGCCGGGCCTCCACCGGCGGCACCGTCCGCGCCCGCTCCTCGGCCGCCGCGGTGGCGCGGACCCCGGCCGGACGCCCGTAG
- a CDS encoding class I SAM-dependent methyltransferase encodes MLTVDFSRFPLAPGDRVLDLGCGAGRHAFECYRRGARVVALDRNGEEIREVAKWFAAMKEAGEAPAGASATAMEGDALALPFPDESFDVVIISEVMEHIPDDKGVLAEMVRVLRPGGRIAVTVPRYGPEKVCWALSDAYHEVEGGHIRIYKAEELLARMREAGLKPYGTHHAHGLHSPYWWLKCAFGVDNDKALPVKAYHKLLVWDIMKKPLATRLAERALNPLIGKSFVAYATKPHLPAQAAATQVPSAAAEGAK; translated from the coding sequence GTGCTGACCGTCGACTTTTCCCGATTCCCGCTGGCGCCGGGCGACCGCGTCCTCGACCTGGGCTGCGGCGCGGGCCGGCACGCCTTCGAGTGTTACCGGCGCGGCGCGCGGGTCGTCGCCCTCGACCGCAACGGCGAGGAGATCCGCGAGGTCGCCAAGTGGTTCGCCGCGATGAAGGAGGCGGGGGAGGCCCCGGCGGGTGCGAGCGCCACCGCCATGGAGGGGGACGCACTGGCCCTGCCTTTCCCCGACGAGAGCTTCGACGTCGTCATCATCTCCGAGGTCATGGAGCACATCCCTGACGACAAGGGCGTACTGGCGGAAATGGTACGAGTGCTGCGTCCCGGCGGCCGGATCGCGGTGACCGTGCCCCGTTACGGGCCCGAGAAGGTCTGCTGGGCGCTGAGTGACGCGTACCACGAGGTCGAGGGCGGCCACATCCGCATCTACAAGGCCGAGGAACTGCTCGCCAGGATGCGCGAGGCGGGCCTGAAGCCGTACGGCACCCACCACGCCCACGGCCTGCACAGCCCCTACTGGTGGCTCAAGTGCGCGTTCGGCGTCGACAACGACAAGGCGCTGCCGGTCAAGGCGTACCACAAGCTCCTGGTCTGGGACATCATGAAGAAACCGCTGGCCACCCGGCTGGCCGAGCGGGCCCTGAACCCGCTCATCGGCAAGAGCTTCGTCGCCTACGCCACCAAGCCGCACCTGCCGGCGCAGGCCGCGGCCACCCAGGTTCCCTCCGCCGCTGCCGAGGGCGCCAAGTGA
- a CDS encoding prenyltransferase/squalene oxidase repeat-containing protein, with product MTSPGRTERLVLPGVLTAEQAARTVAGILATQREDGAIPWFRGHHLDPWDHTEAAMALDAAGEHERAEAAYDWLVRHQNPDGSWYAAYADGDAAVPTDRGRETNFCAYIAVGVWHHYLSTGDDTFLDRMWPAVYAAIEYVLDLQQPGGEIGWKREDDGTPLTEALLTGSSSVHQALRCALAMAEQREEPQPDWELALGRLGHAIRSHPERFLDKSRYSMDWYYPVLGGAVRGPQAKERIEADWDRFVVPGLGVRCVLPNPWVTGGESAELALALWAMGESERAVQILKWVQHLRAEDGMYWTGYVFEDDAVWPRELTSWTAGSILLAVAALGGDEATTTVFGGDRLPVGLDPDCCR from the coding sequence GTGACGAGCCCGGGGCGTACCGAACGCCTGGTCCTGCCCGGCGTCCTGACCGCCGAACAAGCCGCCCGGACCGTCGCGGGCATCCTGGCCACCCAGCGCGAGGACGGCGCGATCCCCTGGTTCCGCGGCCACCACCTCGACCCGTGGGACCACACCGAGGCCGCCATGGCCCTGGACGCGGCCGGCGAGCACGAACGCGCCGAGGCCGCGTACGACTGGCTGGTGCGCCACCAGAACCCGGACGGCTCCTGGTACGCGGCGTACGCCGACGGGGACGCCGCCGTGCCCACCGACCGCGGGCGCGAGACGAACTTCTGCGCGTACATCGCCGTCGGCGTCTGGCACCACTACCTCTCCACCGGCGACGACACCTTCCTGGACCGCATGTGGCCCGCCGTGTACGCGGCCATCGAGTACGTGCTGGACCTCCAGCAGCCCGGCGGTGAGATCGGCTGGAAGCGCGAGGACGACGGGACGCCGCTCACCGAGGCCCTGCTGACCGGCTCCTCCTCCGTCCACCAGGCACTGCGCTGCGCCCTGGCCATGGCCGAACAGCGCGAGGAGCCGCAGCCCGACTGGGAACTGGCGCTGGGGCGGCTCGGCCACGCCATTCGCAGCCACCCCGAACGCTTCCTGGACAAGTCCCGCTACTCGATGGACTGGTACTACCCGGTCCTGGGCGGCGCGGTGCGCGGCCCGCAGGCCAAGGAGCGGATCGAGGCGGACTGGGACCGCTTCGTGGTGCCGGGCCTGGGCGTGCGCTGCGTGCTGCCCAACCCCTGGGTCACCGGGGGCGAGAGCGCCGAACTGGCGTTGGCGCTGTGGGCGATGGGCGAGTCCGAGCGCGCCGTACAGATCCTCAAATGGGTGCAGCACCTGCGCGCCGAGGACGGCATGTACTGGACCGGCTACGTCTTCGAGGACGACGCCGTCTGGCCGCGCGAGCTGACCTCCTGGACGGCGGGATCGATCCTGCTGGCCGTGGCGGCGCTCGGCGGCGACGAGGCCACCACGACCGTCTTCGGCGGCGACCGGCTGCCGGTGGGACTGGACCCGGACTGCTGCCGCTGA
- a CDS encoding maleylpyruvate isomerase family mycothiol-dependent enzyme, which yields MTFDGSLSHDRYCAEILAQTTAFRQTLRGADLTVTVPTCPDWTLARLARHVGGAHRWAGTIVATRAERNVPEADVPGLPGPEEDDPDALDMWLEEGARMCADALREAGPDTRVWCWAPGQPAGFWARRMTHETVVHRADAARAAGVEFRVEAEVAADTVEEWLQLVRMSQTTGHRPGLERLLEGGGTILLRATDTPPGLAATWLIDLNGEAVTYRRAAREDADAELRGPLADVLRVFYRRLPADSGRVAVRGDRALLDRWLELVSFE from the coding sequence ATGACTTTCGACGGCTCGCTGTCGCACGACCGCTACTGCGCCGAGATCCTCGCGCAGACCACCGCGTTCAGACAGACCCTGCGCGGCGCCGACCTGACGGTGACCGTACCGACGTGTCCCGACTGGACGCTGGCGCGGCTCGCCCGCCATGTCGGTGGCGCACACCGCTGGGCGGGCACGATCGTGGCGACCAGGGCGGAGCGGAACGTGCCCGAGGCGGACGTGCCCGGGCTGCCCGGCCCCGAGGAGGACGATCCGGACGCGCTGGACATGTGGCTGGAGGAGGGCGCGCGGATGTGCGCGGACGCGCTGCGCGAGGCGGGGCCGGACACGCGGGTGTGGTGCTGGGCGCCGGGACAGCCGGCCGGGTTCTGGGCCCGGCGGATGACGCACGAGACCGTGGTCCACCGGGCCGACGCGGCGCGCGCGGCGGGCGTGGAGTTCCGGGTCGAGGCCGAGGTCGCGGCGGACACCGTGGAGGAATGGCTCCAACTGGTCCGGATGTCGCAGACCACCGGGCACCGGCCCGGACTGGAACGGCTCCTGGAGGGCGGCGGAACGATCCTGCTGCGTGCCACCGATACCCCGCCCGGCCTGGCGGCCACCTGGTTGATCGACCTGAACGGCGAGGCGGTCACCTACCGGCGCGCCGCCCGCGAGGACGCCGACGCCGAGCTGCGCGGCCCGCTCGCCGACGTCCTGCGGGTCTTCTACCGCAGGCTGCCCGCGGACAGCGGCCGGGTGGCGGTCCGCGGCGACCGGGCGCTCCTGGACCGCTGGCTGGAGCTGGTGTCCTTCGAGTGA
- a CDS encoding LLM class F420-dependent oxidoreductase: protein MRLGLVLGYWGRGPDPRHLELVRTAEQLGYDSVWTGEAWGSDAFTTLTWIAAHTSRIKLGTAVAQMAARTPAATAMHALTLDHLSGGRVLLGLGLSGPQVVEGWYGRPFPRSPLTATREYVDIVRQVLRREEPVTCDGRFHPLPYRGEDGTGLGRPLKSITHPLRTGLPVLLGAEGPKNIAQTARIADGWLPLYWSPARSDLHAAALEAAAPGFLVAPMARATVCRDVAEGLLPVKAMLGFYIGGMGHAARNFHADLMARMGYEEAARRVQDLFRQGRREEAVRAVPDAFADEISLVGPRERIAERLAAWRRGPVTDLLVTAPDPHTLRVLAELNS from the coding sequence ATGCGGCTCGGCTTGGTGCTCGGTTACTGGGGGCGCGGCCCCGACCCCCGGCACCTCGAACTCGTCCGTACGGCAGAACAACTGGGCTATGACTCCGTATGGACCGGCGAGGCATGGGGCTCCGACGCCTTCACCACGCTGACCTGGATCGCCGCCCACACCTCACGGATCAAACTGGGCACCGCCGTCGCGCAGATGGCCGCCCGCACCCCGGCCGCCACCGCGATGCACGCGCTCACCCTGGACCACCTCTCCGGCGGCCGGGTACTGCTGGGGCTCGGCCTGTCGGGGCCGCAGGTCGTCGAGGGCTGGTACGGCCGTCCGTTCCCCCGCAGCCCGCTGACCGCGACCCGTGAGTACGTCGACATCGTCCGCCAAGTCCTGCGCCGCGAGGAGCCGGTGACCTGCGACGGCCGCTTCCACCCGCTGCCCTACCGGGGCGAGGACGGTACGGGCCTGGGCAGGCCCCTGAAGTCCATCACCCACCCCCTGCGCACCGGTCTCCCCGTACTGCTCGGCGCCGAGGGCCCCAAGAACATCGCGCAGACGGCCCGCATCGCCGACGGCTGGCTGCCCCTGTACTGGTCCCCGGCCCGCAGCGATCTCCACGCAGCCGCCCTGGAGGCGGCTGCGCCCGGTTTCCTCGTGGCGCCGATGGCCCGTGCCACGGTCTGCCGGGACGTCGCCGAGGGGCTGTTGCCGGTCAAGGCGATGCTCGGCTTCTACATCGGCGGCATGGGCCATGCGGCCCGTAACTTCCACGCCGATCTGATGGCCCGCATGGGGTACGAGGAGGCGGCGCGGCGCGTCCAGGACCTCTTCCGCCAGGGCCGCAGGGAAGAAGCGGTACGCGCCGTCCCCGACGCCTTCGCCGATGAGATCTCCCTGGTCGGGCCGCGCGAACGCATCGCGGAACGGCTGGCGGCGTGGCGCCGGGGCCCGGTCACCGACCTCCTGGTCACCGCCCCGGACCCGCACACGCTGCGGGTCCTGGCGGAACTCAACTCCTGA